In the genome of Pseudoliparis swirei isolate HS2019 ecotype Mariana Trench chromosome 3, NWPU_hadal_v1, whole genome shotgun sequence, one region contains:
- the LOC130189390 gene encoding tyrosinase-like — MWQLTAIYCALCFFPPSYQQFPRLCATRDALRAKECCPPWEGDGSPCGASSGRGFCTDVEVPGQPDGLQYPFSGLDDREKWPLVFYNRTCQCAGNFMGFNCADCAFGYFGVNCNEKRESIRRNIFHLSRAERMRLVSYLNLAKQTTSSDYVVATGTYREMENGSNPMFADVSSYDVFVWMHYYVSRNALLGGPGNVWTDVDFAHWGPAFLPWHRVYLLHWEHEIRKLSGDASFSIPYWDWRDAQGCDVCTDELMGARSPQEPGLLSPGSVFSSWRALCSRAEDYNDRGVLCDAGGEGPLRRNPGNHNRHLVERLPTSAEVEFTLSLSDYDTGAVDRGANMSFRNTLEGFGDPRTGIGNSSHRGMHAALHVFMNGSMSSVQGSANDPIFLLHHAFVDSLYEQWLRRHRPSPAQYPDSDAPIGHNGEYHMVPFLPLHTNRDFFISSKALGYEYSHLLDANQRLAESMRPYLEALQGAWPWLLLAGLCGGIAAVTTAAAVLTAKRRYGVSTWLSANMWKYFFAPPERQPLIGSDDTEESKGRNYQTTM; from the exons ATGTGGCAACTTACAGCCATTTATTGCGCGCTGTGTTTTTTCCCACCCTCCTATCAACAGTTCCCCCGTCTCTGTGCCACCCGAGACGCCCTGCGCGCAAAGGAGTGCTGCCCGCCGTGGGAAGGAGACGGTTCTCCCTGCGGAGCCAGCTCGGGCCGCGGCTTCTGCACAGATGTGGAGGTTCCGGGCCAGCCCGACGGACTGCAGTACCCCTTCTCCGGCTTGGACGACAGGGAGAAGTGGCCCCTGGTGTTCTACAACCGAACGTGCCAGTGCGCGGGCAACTTTATGGGTTTCAACTGCGCGGACTGTGCGTTTGGCTACTTTGGGGTGAACTGCAACGAGAAGAGAGAGTCCATCAGGAGGAACATATTCCACCTTTCCAGAGCCGAGAGGATGCGGCTGGTGTCCTACCTGAACTTGGCCAAGCAGACGACCAGCAGCGACTACGTGGTGGCCACCGGGACCTACCGGGAGATGGAGAACGGCTCCAACCCGATGTTCGCGGACGTGTCTTCGTacgatgtgtttgtgtggatgCATTACTACGTGTCCCGGAACGCGCTGTTGGGCGGGCCCGGGAACGTGTGGACCGATGTGGACTTTGCCCACTGGGGGCCTGCGTTCCTCCCATGGCACCGCGTGTACCTGCTGCACTGGGAGCACGAGATCAGGAAGCTGAGTGGAGACGCGAGCTTCAGCATCCCGTACTGGGACTGGAGGGATGCCCAGGGGTGTGACGTGTGCACGGACGAGCTGATGGGGGCCCGGAGCCCCCAGGAGCCAGGTCTTCTCAGCCCGGGCTCGGTCTTCTCTTCTTGGagg GCGCTGTGCTCCCGAGCAGAGGACTACAACGACAGAGGTGTGTTGTGCGATGCCGGGGGAGAAGGCCCGCTGCGTCGTAACCCTGGCAACCACAACCGTCACCTGGTTGAACGATTACCAACTTCAGCGGAGGTGGAGTTCACTCTCAGTCTGAGCGACTACGACACCGGAGCGGTGGACCGCGGGGCCAACATGAGCTTCAGGAACACGCTGGAAG GATTCGGGGATCCTCGGACCGGGATAGGAAACAGTTCTCACAGGGGCATGCACGCTGCTCTGCACGTGTTCATGAATGGATCCATGTCCTCAGTGCAGGGCTCAGCTAATGACCCCATATTCCTTCTCCACCATGCTTTTGTTgacag CCTTTACGAGCAGTGGCTGAGGAGGCACAGACCATCTCCGGCTCAGTACCCGGACTCTGACGCTCCCATCGGGCACAACGGCGAGTACCACATGGTGCCCTTCCTGCCCCTCCACACCAACAGAGACTTCTTCATCTCCAGCAAGGCTCTGGGATATGAATATTCACATCTGCTTGATGCTA ACCAGAGGCTAGCCGAGTCCATGCGTCCGTACCTGGAGGCCCTGCAGGGCGCGTGGCCCTGGCTGCTGCTTGCGGGGCTCTGTGGAGGAATTGCCGCGGTGACCACGGCCGCCGCCGTGCTGACCGCTAAGCGGCGATACGGAGTGTCGACGTGGCTGAGCGCCAACATGTGGAAATACTTCTTTGCCCCCCCGGAGAGACAGCCGCTTATCGGCAGCGATGACACGGAGGAAAGCAAAGGCCGTAACTACCAAACAACTATGTGA